The proteins below are encoded in one region of Parvicella tangerina:
- a CDS encoding SCO family protein: protein MAVFRLIGFFLACFIFLHSCKQGDSEASSSEEKEAKTSLPIFGVKEFIPGVDSDTVYHTVEDWKFINQDSLYVSKSDYLGKPYIAYFFFSHCPKICPKINSNMKYFQEQTSGLEYNVIAHTVDPERDSVERLKFYGDEYGFDYANYNFVTGNKEEIYTLGVKSYLVPNQEDALAPGGFLHSEKLILIDSKGRIRGYYEGTEKDEVDLLIEDLKLLIKLEENE from the coding sequence ATGGCGGTGTTTAGATTGATTGGCTTTTTCCTTGCTTGCTTCATTTTTCTTCACAGTTGTAAACAAGGTGATTCAGAGGCAAGTTCTTCGGAAGAGAAGGAAGCAAAGACATCTTTGCCAATTTTTGGTGTTAAAGAGTTTATTCCTGGAGTGGATTCGGACACGGTTTATCACACAGTAGAGGACTGGAAATTTATCAACCAGGATAGTCTTTATGTGAGTAAATCTGACTACCTCGGAAAGCCTTACATTGCATATTTCTTCTTCTCTCACTGCCCCAAGATTTGTCCCAAGATCAACTCAAATATGAAGTACTTTCAAGAACAGACATCAGGGCTTGAATACAATGTTATCGCACATACTGTTGATCCAGAAAGAGATTCAGTGGAGCGGCTAAAATTTTATGGAGATGAGTACGGTTTTGATTATGCTAACTATAACTTTGTAACTGGAAACAAAGAAGAGATTTACACATTAGGTGTAAAAAGTTACCTTGTTCCCAATCAGGAAGATGCCTTGGCACCTGGTGGGTTTCTGCATTCGGAAAAACTGATCCTGATCGATAGCAAAGGAAGGATTAGAGGTTATTATGAAGGAACGGAGAAAGATGAAGTGGATTTATTGATTGAGGATTTGAAATTATTGATTAAACTTGAAGAGAATGAGTGA
- a CDS encoding TIGR00366 family protein — translation MSFTDKYADVFRRILPAPFTIALILTLISFVLVLTMGSGDFFDNEKSKLVNTLDLWYQGLWDSGGFKFAMQMMLMLLLGHVVALSKPIDNFLNKLSSYAKDNASAAVLVTFTTIVVSLFNWGLGLVFGALFARKIGEKATKERWSINYGLIGACGYVGLMVWHGGLSGSAPIKAADPSQLVELMKGSSFSGELPTLIPMTETVFSTMNILVSITLLIMLSLLALWLGRSVKTKVPSIQKIVDEKEVADQKVFGAERLDASIWIGRTLGIGLLCYVGVRIYYTPEPWMLKFITPDFMNFTLLALALLFHGSIKRTLDAVGQAIGGVSGILLQFPLYYGILSLMQGSGLMNELANSVSSISDETTFPLMTFFSAGVMNVFVPSGGGQWVVQGPVIIETAVSNHLSLSKGVMAMAYGDQLTNMLQPFWALPLLAITGLKAKEILPYTLLFMLAGVLIFSVALIFL, via the coding sequence GTGAGTTTTACCGACAAATATGCTGATGTATTCAGGAGAATACTCCCTGCTCCGTTTACGATTGCATTAATCTTGACATTAATCTCCTTTGTGCTCGTACTTACAATGGGGTCAGGAGATTTTTTTGATAATGAAAAGTCTAAGTTAGTTAATACCTTAGACTTATGGTATCAAGGGTTATGGGATAGTGGAGGCTTTAAATTTGCGATGCAAATGATGCTCATGTTATTGCTTGGCCATGTAGTTGCCCTTTCTAAGCCAATTGATAACTTTCTGAATAAATTATCCAGCTATGCCAAAGATAATGCTTCTGCGGCTGTTTTAGTGACGTTTACCACCATTGTGGTTAGTTTGTTTAATTGGGGGTTAGGACTTGTCTTCGGGGCTTTATTTGCTAGAAAAATTGGAGAGAAAGCAACAAAAGAACGATGGTCCATCAATTATGGATTAATTGGTGCTTGCGGTTATGTAGGGCTCATGGTTTGGCATGGAGGGTTATCTGGTTCAGCACCGATCAAAGCAGCGGACCCTTCTCAACTTGTTGAGTTGATGAAAGGAAGCTCGTTCAGTGGAGAATTACCAACATTAATCCCCATGACAGAAACTGTCTTTTCTACGATGAATATTCTGGTGAGTATCACCTTGTTGATCATGTTGTCTTTGCTAGCACTTTGGTTAGGCAGATCCGTGAAAACAAAAGTTCCATCAATCCAAAAAATAGTGGATGAAAAAGAGGTGGCAGATCAGAAAGTATTCGGTGCTGAAAGACTGGATGCTTCAATTTGGATTGGAAGAACACTTGGAATTGGATTGCTGTGCTATGTTGGTGTAAGGATTTATTATACACCTGAACCATGGATGCTAAAGTTTATAACTCCCGATTTTATGAATTTCACTTTGCTAGCCTTAGCATTGCTTTTTCATGGGAGCATTAAGCGAACGTTAGATGCTGTGGGGCAGGCAATCGGTGGAGTAAGTGGTATTTTACTTCAATTTCCGTTGTATTATGGGATACTATCCTTGATGCAAGGAAGTGGATTAATGAATGAACTGGCGAATAGTGTCAGTAGCATATCGGATGAAACAACTTTTCCGCTGATGACGTTCTTTTCTGCAGGGGTAATGAATGTCTTTGTTCCAAGCGGGGGAGGTCAATGGGTTGTTCAGGGACCAGTAATTATCGAAACAGCAGTATCTAATCATTTGTCGCTTTCCAAAGGAGTGATGGCCATGGCATACGGAGATCAATTAACGAATATGCTTCAACCGTTTTGGGCATTGCCTCTACTAGCCATCACCGGTCTAAAAGCTAAAGAAATACTGCCTTACACATTACTTTTTATGTTGGCTGGTGTGTTGATTTTTAGCGTTGCCCTCATCTTTTTATAA
- a CDS encoding DUF420 domain-containing protein: protein MSDAVARDEQKFKLWITVLSIAIPVAVAVLFGVNLRELGLNVKPLTFLPPIYASINGLTAVLLVGAILAIKKGNRKLHERLIKFALVCSSLFLVMYVAYHMTSDSTPYGGEGAMRYVYFFILISHIVLSVVIIPFVLVTYTRALLGKFNAHKKIARIAFPLWLYVAITGVVVYLMISPYYV from the coding sequence ATGAGTGACGCAGTAGCAAGAGATGAACAAAAATTTAAGCTGTGGATTACGGTTTTGTCTATTGCAATTCCTGTTGCTGTTGCTGTTCTTTTTGGTGTTAACCTGCGTGAACTTGGCCTCAACGTTAAGCCATTAACTTTTTTGCCTCCGATTTATGCAAGCATTAATGGATTGACAGCAGTATTGCTAGTCGGGGCTATTCTTGCGATTAAAAAGGGAAATCGAAAGCTTCACGAACGCTTAATCAAGTTTGCATTAGTGTGTTCAAGTTTGTTTTTGGTGATGTATGTAGCCTACCACATGACATCTGACAGTACTCCCTATGGCGGAGAAGGTGCTATGAGGTATGTTTATTTTTTTATTTTAATTAGCCATATTGTGCTGTCTGTAGTTATTATTCCATTCGTTTTGGTAACCTACACTAGAGCGTTATTAGGAAAGTTTAATGCACATAAGAAAATTGCTCGAATCGCTTTCCCATTGTGGTTATATGTTGCCATTACTGGAGTAGTAGTGTACTTAATGATTAGTCCATATTATGTTTAG